From Drosophila busckii strain San Diego stock center, stock number 13000-0081.31 unplaced genomic scaffold, ASM1175060v1 chrUn_07, whole genome shotgun sequence, one genomic window encodes:
- the LOC108594398 gene encoding LIM/homeobox protein Lhx3 isoform X1, which produces MMQTLKPPPPLHQHQHQHQHQHQHQHQHQHQHQQHNHQQHIQQQQQQLAPTPQLTVMDNHQQQQHIQQQQHQQQQQLAPTPQASHLLTGQHSHHSQQQHSGLLPVDHDDPNPELVLALISRNRALEATIPKCGGCHELILDRFILKVLERTWHAKCLQCSECHAQLNDKCFARNGLLFCKEDFFKSNRRYGTKCSACDMGIPPTQVVRRAQDNVYHLQCFLCAMCSRTLNTGDEFYLMEDRKLICKRDYEEAKAKGLYLDGSLDGDQPNKRPRTTITAKQLETLKTAYNNSPKPARHVREQLSQDTGLDMRVVQVWFQNRRAKEKRLKKDAGRTRWSQYFRSMKGNCSPRTDKFLDKDELKVDYDSFSHHDLSNDSYSTVNLGLDEGASPHSIRGSYLHGSSSPSQYPPSSRSPPTVGQSHTFGSYPDNIVYTNIDHGVGSNIHPNKSHHRLHSSNNVSDLSNDSSPDQGYPDFPPSPDSWLGDSGSTNNTSTNNNTNSNNHNNNSSSGRASNQNPSASASTTPNPATPGVHY; this is translated from the exons ATGATGCAAACGCTGAAACCGCCACCGCCACTgcatcaacatcaacaccaacaccagcaccaacaccaacaccaacatcAGCACCAAcatcagcaccagcagcataatcatcagcagcacatacagcagcaacagcaacaattggcgCCAACGCCGCAGCTGACTGTCATGGataatcatcagcagcagcagcacatacaacaacaacaacaccagcagcagcaacaattggcaCCCACGCCGCAGGCATCGCACCTGCTTACTGGCCAACACAGTCATCACTCTCAGCAACAACATTCTGGACTACTGCCTGTCGACCATGATGACCCAAATCCAGAGCTGGTGCTCGCTTTAATTTCAAGAAATCGTGCGCTCGAGG CAACGATACCAAAGTGTGGTGGCTGCCACGAACTGATACTGGATCGCTTCATACTAAAGGTGCTGGAGCGGACATGGCATGCCAAGTGCCTGCAGTGTAGCGAATGCCATGCTCAGTTAAATGACAAATGCTTTGCCCGCAACGGGCTGCTCTTTTGCAAAGAGGACTTCTTCAA GTCGAACAGACGTTATGGTACGAAATGTTCCGCTTGTGATATGGGCATACCGCCAACTCAGGTGGTGCGCCGCGCCCAGGATAATGTCTATCATCTGCAGTGCTTCCTGTGCGCCATGTGCTCGCGCACCCTCAATACGGGCgatgagttttatttaatggAGGATCGCAAGCTCATCTGCAAGCGTGACTATGAGGAGGCCAAGGCGAAGG GTCTCTATTTAGATGGCTCGCTGGATGGCGATCAGCCCAACAAGCGACCACGCACCACAATTACTGCTAAGCAGCTGGAGACACTAAAAACCGCCTATAATAATAGCCCGAAACCCGCGCGACATGTACGTGAGCAACTCTCCCAGGACACTGGACTGGACATGCGGGTAGTGCAAGTCTGGTTCCAAAACAG ACGCGCCAAGGAGAAGCGACTGAAAAAGGACGCAGGACGCACGCGCTGGAGTCAGTACTTCCGCTCCATGAAGGGCAACTGCTCGCCACGCACTGATAAATTCCTGGATAAGGATGAGCTAAAAGTGGATTACGACAGTTTTAGTCATCATG ATCTTAGCAACGATAGTTATAGCACCGTCAATTTGGGTCTGGACGAAGGCGCTTCACCGCATAGCATACGCGGCTCCTACCTTCACGGCAGCTCCAGTCCGTCGCAGTATCCACCAAGCAGTCGCTCGCCGCCCACAGTGGGGCAAAGTCATACGTTCGGTTCATACCCAGACAATATTGTATATACTAATATTG ATCATGGAGTGGGCTCTAATATACATCCAAACAAATCACATCATCGCCTGCATAGTAGCAACAATGTCTCGGACCTGAGCAATGATTCTAGCCCCGATCAGGGCTATCCCGACTTTCCGCCTAGTCCAGACTCCTGGCTGGGAGACTCCGGCAGCACCAACAATACCAGCACAAACAATAACACAAATAGTAATAatcacaataacaacagcagcagtgggcGCGCATCAAACCAAAAtcccagtgccagtgccagtacCACGCCCAATCCGGCAACGCCTGGCGTACACTACTGA
- the LOC108594398 gene encoding LIM/homeobox protein Lhx3 isoform X2, protein MMQTLKPPPPLHQHQHQHQHQHQHQHQHQHQHQQHNHQQHIQQQQQQLAPTPQLTVMDNHQQQQHIQQQQHQQQQQLAPTPQASHLLTGQHSHHSQQQHSGLLPVDHDDPNPELVLALISRNRALEATIPKCGGCHELILDRFILKVLERTWHAKCLQCSECHAQLNDKCFARNGLLFCKEDFFKRYGTKCSACDMGIPPTQVVRRAQDNVYHLQCFLCAMCSRTLNTGDEFYLMEDRKLICKRDYEEAKAKGLYLDGSLDGDQPNKRPRTTITAKQLETLKTAYNNSPKPARHVREQLSQDTGLDMRVVQVWFQNRRAKEKRLKKDAGRTRWSQYFRSMKGNCSPRTDKFLDKDELKVDYDSFSHHDLSNDSYSTVNLGLDEGASPHSIRGSYLHGSSSPSQYPPSSRSPPTVGQSHTFGSYPDNIVYTNIDHGVGSNIHPNKSHHRLHSSNNVSDLSNDSSPDQGYPDFPPSPDSWLGDSGSTNNTSTNNNTNSNNHNNNSSSGRASNQNPSASASTTPNPATPGVHY, encoded by the exons ATGATGCAAACGCTGAAACCGCCACCGCCACTgcatcaacatcaacaccaacaccagcaccaacaccaacaccaacatcAGCACCAAcatcagcaccagcagcataatcatcagcagcacatacagcagcaacagcaacaattggcgCCAACGCCGCAGCTGACTGTCATGGataatcatcagcagcagcagcacatacaacaacaacaacaccagcagcagcaacaattggcaCCCACGCCGCAGGCATCGCACCTGCTTACTGGCCAACACAGTCATCACTCTCAGCAACAACATTCTGGACTACTGCCTGTCGACCATGATGACCCAAATCCAGAGCTGGTGCTCGCTTTAATTTCAAGAAATCGTGCGCTCGAGG CAACGATACCAAAGTGTGGTGGCTGCCACGAACTGATACTGGATCGCTTCATACTAAAGGTGCTGGAGCGGACATGGCATGCCAAGTGCCTGCAGTGTAGCGAATGCCATGCTCAGTTAAATGACAAATGCTTTGCCCGCAACGGGCTGCTCTTTTGCAAAGAGGACTTCTTCAA ACGTTATGGTACGAAATGTTCCGCTTGTGATATGGGCATACCGCCAACTCAGGTGGTGCGCCGCGCCCAGGATAATGTCTATCATCTGCAGTGCTTCCTGTGCGCCATGTGCTCGCGCACCCTCAATACGGGCgatgagttttatttaatggAGGATCGCAAGCTCATCTGCAAGCGTGACTATGAGGAGGCCAAGGCGAAGG GTCTCTATTTAGATGGCTCGCTGGATGGCGATCAGCCCAACAAGCGACCACGCACCACAATTACTGCTAAGCAGCTGGAGACACTAAAAACCGCCTATAATAATAGCCCGAAACCCGCGCGACATGTACGTGAGCAACTCTCCCAGGACACTGGACTGGACATGCGGGTAGTGCAAGTCTGGTTCCAAAACAG ACGCGCCAAGGAGAAGCGACTGAAAAAGGACGCAGGACGCACGCGCTGGAGTCAGTACTTCCGCTCCATGAAGGGCAACTGCTCGCCACGCACTGATAAATTCCTGGATAAGGATGAGCTAAAAGTGGATTACGACAGTTTTAGTCATCATG ATCTTAGCAACGATAGTTATAGCACCGTCAATTTGGGTCTGGACGAAGGCGCTTCACCGCATAGCATACGCGGCTCCTACCTTCACGGCAGCTCCAGTCCGTCGCAGTATCCACCAAGCAGTCGCTCGCCGCCCACAGTGGGGCAAAGTCATACGTTCGGTTCATACCCAGACAATATTGTATATACTAATATTG ATCATGGAGTGGGCTCTAATATACATCCAAACAAATCACATCATCGCCTGCATAGTAGCAACAATGTCTCGGACCTGAGCAATGATTCTAGCCCCGATCAGGGCTATCCCGACTTTCCGCCTAGTCCAGACTCCTGGCTGGGAGACTCCGGCAGCACCAACAATACCAGCACAAACAATAACACAAATAGTAATAatcacaataacaacagcagcagtgggcGCGCATCAAACCAAAAtcccagtgccagtgccagtacCACGCCCAATCCGGCAACGCCTGGCGTACACTACTGA
- the LOC108594398 gene encoding LIM/homeobox protein Lhx3 isoform X4 codes for MELLKLMMFKSDFLSNGKCDDRVPPINLSQLPEFLLSTIPKCGGCHELILDRFILKVLERTWHAKCLQCSECHAQLNDKCFARNGLLFCKEDFFKRYGTKCSACDMGIPPTQVVRRAQDNVYHLQCFLCAMCSRTLNTGDEFYLMEDRKLICKRDYEEAKAKGLYLDGSLDGDQPNKRPRTTITAKQLETLKTAYNNSPKPARHVREQLSQDTGLDMRVVQVWFQNRRAKEKRLKKDAGRTRWSQYFRSMKGNCSPRTDKFLDKDELKVDYDSFSHHDLSNDSYSTVNLGLDEGASPHSIRGSYLHGSSSPSQYPPSSRSPPTVGQSHTFGSYPDNIVYTNIDHGVGSNIHPNKSHHRLHSSNNVSDLSNDSSPDQGYPDFPPSPDSWLGDSGSTNNTSTNNNTNSNNHNNNSSSGRASNQNPSASASTTPNPATPGVHY; via the exons ATGGAACTTTTGAAACTAATGATGTTCAAAAGTGACTTTCTGTCCAACGGCAAATGTGACGATCGCGTACCGCCAATCAACTTAAGTCAATTGCCCGAGTTTCTATTGT CAACGATACCAAAGTGTGGTGGCTGCCACGAACTGATACTGGATCGCTTCATACTAAAGGTGCTGGAGCGGACATGGCATGCCAAGTGCCTGCAGTGTAGCGAATGCCATGCTCAGTTAAATGACAAATGCTTTGCCCGCAACGGGCTGCTCTTTTGCAAAGAGGACTTCTTCAA ACGTTATGGTACGAAATGTTCCGCTTGTGATATGGGCATACCGCCAACTCAGGTGGTGCGCCGCGCCCAGGATAATGTCTATCATCTGCAGTGCTTCCTGTGCGCCATGTGCTCGCGCACCCTCAATACGGGCgatgagttttatttaatggAGGATCGCAAGCTCATCTGCAAGCGTGACTATGAGGAGGCCAAGGCGAAGG GTCTCTATTTAGATGGCTCGCTGGATGGCGATCAGCCCAACAAGCGACCACGCACCACAATTACTGCTAAGCAGCTGGAGACACTAAAAACCGCCTATAATAATAGCCCGAAACCCGCGCGACATGTACGTGAGCAACTCTCCCAGGACACTGGACTGGACATGCGGGTAGTGCAAGTCTGGTTCCAAAACAG ACGCGCCAAGGAGAAGCGACTGAAAAAGGACGCAGGACGCACGCGCTGGAGTCAGTACTTCCGCTCCATGAAGGGCAACTGCTCGCCACGCACTGATAAATTCCTGGATAAGGATGAGCTAAAAGTGGATTACGACAGTTTTAGTCATCATG ATCTTAGCAACGATAGTTATAGCACCGTCAATTTGGGTCTGGACGAAGGCGCTTCACCGCATAGCATACGCGGCTCCTACCTTCACGGCAGCTCCAGTCCGTCGCAGTATCCACCAAGCAGTCGCTCGCCGCCCACAGTGGGGCAAAGTCATACGTTCGGTTCATACCCAGACAATATTGTATATACTAATATTG ATCATGGAGTGGGCTCTAATATACATCCAAACAAATCACATCATCGCCTGCATAGTAGCAACAATGTCTCGGACCTGAGCAATGATTCTAGCCCCGATCAGGGCTATCCCGACTTTCCGCCTAGTCCAGACTCCTGGCTGGGAGACTCCGGCAGCACCAACAATACCAGCACAAACAATAACACAAATAGTAATAatcacaataacaacagcagcagtgggcGCGCATCAAACCAAAAtcccagtgccagtgccagtacCACGCCCAATCCGGCAACGCCTGGCGTACACTACTGA
- the LOC108594398 gene encoding LIM/homeobox protein Lhx3 isoform X3, whose translation MELLKLMMFKSDFLSNGKCDDRVPPINLSQLPEFLLSTIPKCGGCHELILDRFILKVLERTWHAKCLQCSECHAQLNDKCFARNGLLFCKEDFFKSNRRYGTKCSACDMGIPPTQVVRRAQDNVYHLQCFLCAMCSRTLNTGDEFYLMEDRKLICKRDYEEAKAKGLYLDGSLDGDQPNKRPRTTITAKQLETLKTAYNNSPKPARHVREQLSQDTGLDMRVVQVWFQNRRAKEKRLKKDAGRTRWSQYFRSMKGNCSPRTDKFLDKDELKVDYDSFSHHDLSNDSYSTVNLGLDEGASPHSIRGSYLHGSSSPSQYPPSSRSPPTVGQSHTFGSYPDNIVYTNIDHGVGSNIHPNKSHHRLHSSNNVSDLSNDSSPDQGYPDFPPSPDSWLGDSGSTNNTSTNNNTNSNNHNNNSSSGRASNQNPSASASTTPNPATPGVHY comes from the exons ATGGAACTTTTGAAACTAATGATGTTCAAAAGTGACTTTCTGTCCAACGGCAAATGTGACGATCGCGTACCGCCAATCAACTTAAGTCAATTGCCCGAGTTTCTATTGT CAACGATACCAAAGTGTGGTGGCTGCCACGAACTGATACTGGATCGCTTCATACTAAAGGTGCTGGAGCGGACATGGCATGCCAAGTGCCTGCAGTGTAGCGAATGCCATGCTCAGTTAAATGACAAATGCTTTGCCCGCAACGGGCTGCTCTTTTGCAAAGAGGACTTCTTCAA GTCGAACAGACGTTATGGTACGAAATGTTCCGCTTGTGATATGGGCATACCGCCAACTCAGGTGGTGCGCCGCGCCCAGGATAATGTCTATCATCTGCAGTGCTTCCTGTGCGCCATGTGCTCGCGCACCCTCAATACGGGCgatgagttttatttaatggAGGATCGCAAGCTCATCTGCAAGCGTGACTATGAGGAGGCCAAGGCGAAGG GTCTCTATTTAGATGGCTCGCTGGATGGCGATCAGCCCAACAAGCGACCACGCACCACAATTACTGCTAAGCAGCTGGAGACACTAAAAACCGCCTATAATAATAGCCCGAAACCCGCGCGACATGTACGTGAGCAACTCTCCCAGGACACTGGACTGGACATGCGGGTAGTGCAAGTCTGGTTCCAAAACAG ACGCGCCAAGGAGAAGCGACTGAAAAAGGACGCAGGACGCACGCGCTGGAGTCAGTACTTCCGCTCCATGAAGGGCAACTGCTCGCCACGCACTGATAAATTCCTGGATAAGGATGAGCTAAAAGTGGATTACGACAGTTTTAGTCATCATG ATCTTAGCAACGATAGTTATAGCACCGTCAATTTGGGTCTGGACGAAGGCGCTTCACCGCATAGCATACGCGGCTCCTACCTTCACGGCAGCTCCAGTCCGTCGCAGTATCCACCAAGCAGTCGCTCGCCGCCCACAGTGGGGCAAAGTCATACGTTCGGTTCATACCCAGACAATATTGTATATACTAATATTG ATCATGGAGTGGGCTCTAATATACATCCAAACAAATCACATCATCGCCTGCATAGTAGCAACAATGTCTCGGACCTGAGCAATGATTCTAGCCCCGATCAGGGCTATCCCGACTTTCCGCCTAGTCCAGACTCCTGGCTGGGAGACTCCGGCAGCACCAACAATACCAGCACAAACAATAACACAAATAGTAATAatcacaataacaacagcagcagtgggcGCGCATCAAACCAAAAtcccagtgccagtgccagtacCACGCCCAATCCGGCAACGCCTGGCGTACACTACTGA
- the LOC108594398 gene encoding LIM/homeobox protein Lhx3 isoform X5 gives MATIPKCGGCHELILDRFILKVLERTWHAKCLQCSECHAQLNDKCFARNGLLFCKEDFFKSNRRYGTKCSACDMGIPPTQVVRRAQDNVYHLQCFLCAMCSRTLNTGDEFYLMEDRKLICKRDYEEAKAKGLYLDGSLDGDQPNKRPRTTITAKQLETLKTAYNNSPKPARHVREQLSQDTGLDMRVVQVWFQNRRAKEKRLKKDAGRTRWSQYFRSMKGNCSPRTDKFLDKDELKVDYDSFSHHDLSNDSYSTVNLGLDEGASPHSIRGSYLHGSSSPSQYPPSSRSPPTVGQSHTFGSYPDNIVYTNIDHGVGSNIHPNKSHHRLHSSNNVSDLSNDSSPDQGYPDFPPSPDSWLGDSGSTNNTSTNNNTNSNNHNNNSSSGRASNQNPSASASTTPNPATPGVHY, from the exons ATGg CAACGATACCAAAGTGTGGTGGCTGCCACGAACTGATACTGGATCGCTTCATACTAAAGGTGCTGGAGCGGACATGGCATGCCAAGTGCCTGCAGTGTAGCGAATGCCATGCTCAGTTAAATGACAAATGCTTTGCCCGCAACGGGCTGCTCTTTTGCAAAGAGGACTTCTTCAA GTCGAACAGACGTTATGGTACGAAATGTTCCGCTTGTGATATGGGCATACCGCCAACTCAGGTGGTGCGCCGCGCCCAGGATAATGTCTATCATCTGCAGTGCTTCCTGTGCGCCATGTGCTCGCGCACCCTCAATACGGGCgatgagttttatttaatggAGGATCGCAAGCTCATCTGCAAGCGTGACTATGAGGAGGCCAAGGCGAAGG GTCTCTATTTAGATGGCTCGCTGGATGGCGATCAGCCCAACAAGCGACCACGCACCACAATTACTGCTAAGCAGCTGGAGACACTAAAAACCGCCTATAATAATAGCCCGAAACCCGCGCGACATGTACGTGAGCAACTCTCCCAGGACACTGGACTGGACATGCGGGTAGTGCAAGTCTGGTTCCAAAACAG ACGCGCCAAGGAGAAGCGACTGAAAAAGGACGCAGGACGCACGCGCTGGAGTCAGTACTTCCGCTCCATGAAGGGCAACTGCTCGCCACGCACTGATAAATTCCTGGATAAGGATGAGCTAAAAGTGGATTACGACAGTTTTAGTCATCATG ATCTTAGCAACGATAGTTATAGCACCGTCAATTTGGGTCTGGACGAAGGCGCTTCACCGCATAGCATACGCGGCTCCTACCTTCACGGCAGCTCCAGTCCGTCGCAGTATCCACCAAGCAGTCGCTCGCCGCCCACAGTGGGGCAAAGTCATACGTTCGGTTCATACCCAGACAATATTGTATATACTAATATTG ATCATGGAGTGGGCTCTAATATACATCCAAACAAATCACATCATCGCCTGCATAGTAGCAACAATGTCTCGGACCTGAGCAATGATTCTAGCCCCGATCAGGGCTATCCCGACTTTCCGCCTAGTCCAGACTCCTGGCTGGGAGACTCCGGCAGCACCAACAATACCAGCACAAACAATAACACAAATAGTAATAatcacaataacaacagcagcagtgggcGCGCATCAAACCAAAAtcccagtgccagtgccagtacCACGCCCAATCCGGCAACGCCTGGCGTACACTACTGA
- the LOC117134633 gene encoding uncharacterized protein LOC117134633 isoform X1, protein MFSESEQAPTRTVPIENQMTDVNWTAYDAFRRDLAKVHKTFSCCTQTDFTEEAGTLTDLTLGCKFVGKRPPKIPFKKIRRKS, encoded by the exons ATGTTCTCAGAGAGTGAGCAGGCTCCAACAAGGACTGTTCCAATAGAGAAC CAGATGACCGATGTGAATTGGACGGCTTATGACGCTTTTCGACGAGATCTGGCCAAGGTGCACAaaacttttagttgctgcaCTCAAACTGATTTTACCGAGGAGGCAGGTACCTTGACAGATCTAACACTGGGCTGCAAATTTGTGGGTAAAAGGCCACCCAAAATACCCTTTAAGAAGATACGTAGAAAGTCATAA
- the LOC117134633 gene encoding uncharacterized protein LOC117134633 isoform X2, protein MFSESEQAPTRTVPIENMTDVNWTAYDAFRRDLAKVHKTFSCCTQTDFTEEAGTLTDLTLGCKFVGKRPPKIPFKKIRRKS, encoded by the exons ATGTTCTCAGAGAGTGAGCAGGCTCCAACAAGGACTGTTCCAATAGAGAAC ATGACCGATGTGAATTGGACGGCTTATGACGCTTTTCGACGAGATCTGGCCAAGGTGCACAaaacttttagttgctgcaCTCAAACTGATTTTACCGAGGAGGCAGGTACCTTGACAGATCTAACACTGGGCTGCAAATTTGTGGGTAAAAGGCCACCCAAAATACCCTTTAAGAAGATACGTAGAAAGTCATAA
- the LOC108594400 gene encoding uncharacterized protein LOC108594400: MAGTDHQLPQTSNRSGNGKRSLSRQTKSESSFQCGYSTLCAQSKRMRRSSSEQRSAQASWPTTTTDDSSTCNPSDSSSSSSISSIGTAHLTHTESQDSGYTTESSYQTATDSSFSLGTGSPLPAVDGAQFLHEIHVSIDSNAAEATVETISNDLSSLLSNEVEHIVLSSAGQRSAIYLIAYRFM; the protein is encoded by the coding sequence ATGGCCGGGACAGACCACCAATTGCCGCAGACCTCCAACAGGAGCGGTAATGGGAAGAGAAGCCTCTCTCGCCAGACCAAATCCGAGAGCAGCTTTCAATGTGGATATAGCACATTGTGCGCACAGTCGAAGCGAATGCGACGCAGTAGCTCGGAGCAGCGTTCAGCACAAGCTTCTTGGCCCACGACCACCACTGACGACAGCTCCACTTGCAATCCctcggacagcagcagcagtagcagtattAGTAGCATTGGCACCGCTCATCTGACTCACACCGAATCTCAGGACTCTGGCTACACCACCGAAAGCAGCTATCAAACAGCCACAGATAGCAGCTTTAGCCTTGGCACAGGCAGCCCATTGCCTGCCGTTGATGGCGCCCAGTTTCTGCACGAAATTCATGTGAGCATTGATTCCAATGCGGCAGAAGCGACAGTGGAGACGATTAGTAATGATCTGAGCAGTCTGCTCAGCAATGAGGTGGAGCACATTGTGTTGTCCTCTGCTGGACAGAGAAGTGCGATATATCTGATTGCTTATCGGTTTATGTAG
- the LOC108598577 gene encoding 3,4-dihydroxyphenylacetaldehyde synthase 2, whose product MDASEFREFGKAAVDFVADYLENIRDHEVLPSVEPGYLVELLPKQMPETPQSWREVLSDIDRVIKPGITHWQSPHMHAYYPTSTSYPSIVGEMLASGFSVVGFSWICSPACTELEVVVMDWLAKFLKLPTQFLHETEGPGGGIIQGSASEAVLVAVLAAREQAVRRESQLHPELSEGDIRGKLVAYSSDQSNSCIEKAGVLAAMPIRLLPAGEDLVLRGEALKEAIEQDVEAGLIPVICIATLGTTGTCAYDDIESLASICEAHHVWLHVDAAYAGAAFALEECSQLRRGLDRVDSLNFNLHKFMLVNFDCSAMWLRDSNKVVDSFNVDRIYLKHKYEGQTQIPDFRHWQIPLGRRFRALKVWITFRTMGAEGLRAHVRKHIDLAKQFEDMVKSDTRFELVAPRALGLVCFRAKGDNEITAQLLQRLMERKKIYMVKAEHRNRLFLRFAICGMDPKPADIKYAWSEIESQLTEITTPQLITRKAADVTELSQHLSGLQLTNETLER is encoded by the exons atggaTGCCTCAGAGTTTCGTGAATTTGGCAAGGCAGCCGTAGATTTTGTTGCGGATTATCTGGAGAATATACGCGATCATGAGGTGCTTCCTTCGGTGGAGCCAGGGTATCTGGTGGAGCTACTACCGAAGCAAATGCCTGAAACGCCACAAAGTTGGCGTGAGGTGCTGTCGGATATCGATCGCGTGATCAAGCCCGGCATAACCCATTGGCAGTCACCGCACATGCATGCCTATTATCCCACCAGCACTTCGTATCCCTCTATAGTGGGTGAAATGTTGGCCAGCGGCTTCAGTGTTGTTGGTTTCAGCTGG ATCTGCAGTCCCGCCTGCACTGAGCTGGAAGTGGTTGTCATGGATTGGCTGGCCAAATTCCTGAAGCTACCCACACAGTTCCTACACGAGACCGAAGGACCTGGGGGCGGCATTATTCAAGGCTCCGCCAGCGAGGCAGTTTTGGTTGCCGTGCTCGCCGCTCGGGAGCAGGCAGTGCGCCGAGAGAGTCAGCTTCATCCGGAGCTAAGCGAGGGCGACATCCGTGGCAAGCTGGTTGCCTATTCTTCCGACCAGAGCAACAGCTGCATTGAGAAGGCGGGCGTCTTGGCTGCCATGCCCATTAGGCTACTGCCCGCAGGTGAGGATTTGGTGCTGCGAGGTGAGGCTTTGAAAGAAGCCATTGAGCAGGATGTAGAGGCTGGCTTGATTCCCGTCATCTGCATTGCCACGCTGGGCACTACTGGTACATGTGCCTATGATGATATTGAATCCCTGGCCAGTATTTGCGAAGCACATCATGTCTGGCTGCATGTAGATGCAGCTTATGCTGGTGCCGCCTTTGCCTTAGAGGAATGCTCTCAGTTGCGTCGAGGTCTGGATCGCGTAGACTCTCTAAACTTCAACTTGCACAAGTTCATGTTGGTTAACTTTGACTGTTCAGCCATGTGGCTGCGCGACTCCAACAAGGTAGTGGACAGCTTTAATGTGGATCGCATTTATCTAAAGCACAAATATGAAGGTCAAACACAAATTCCCGATTTTCGCCACTGGCAAATACCCTTGGGTCGCCGTTTCCGTGCACTCAAGGTCTGGATTACGTTCCGCACAATGGGTGCCGAAGGTCTGCGTGCACATGTGCGCAAGCACATTGACTTGGCTAAGCAATTTGAGGATATGGTCAAGTCGGATACACGCTTTGAGTTGGTTGCTCCCCGCGCTTTGGGCTTGGTATGCTTCCGTGCCAAGGGCGATAACGAGATTACGGCACAACTGCTGCAACGCCTAATGGAACGCAAAAAGATCTACATGGTCAAGGCTGAGCATCGTAATCGACTCTTTCTGCGTTTCGCCATTTGTGGCATGGATCCAAAGCCAGCTGACATAAAATATGCCTGGTCAGAGATAGAGTCGCAGCTGACAGAAATTACTACGCCACAATTGATCACTCGCAAGGCAGCTGATGTAACGGAACTCAGTCAACATTTGTCTGGGCTGCAGCTAACAAATGAAACCTTGGAACGTTAA